The following proteins are co-located in the Paenibacillus sp. JNUCC32 genome:
- a CDS encoding GNAT family N-acetyltransferase, with the protein MEHCKVYQSHVLFPEDRRLIIEGPVPPEQLSELTMHPDLKAFRRPAEQHEALVEIAGLPEGRIIITRDRDMIVGYVTFHHPDEQERWSEGNMEDLIELGAIEVAKDYRSLGLGQRMIKTAFEEGQMERYIVFTTEYYWHWDLKGSGLNVWDYRKMMERLMKVVDMEWYATDDPEICSHPANCLMVRIGRHVPLSSQEQFDRIRFRQRFMY; encoded by the coding sequence ATGGAACACTGCAAGGTATACCAGTCTCATGTTTTGTTCCCTGAAGACCGCCGCCTGATCATCGAAGGACCTGTACCTCCCGAGCAGCTATCCGAACTGACCATGCACCCTGATCTCAAGGCTTTTCGTCGTCCTGCGGAGCAGCATGAGGCTTTGGTGGAAATTGCAGGCCTGCCCGAAGGCAGAATCATCATCACGAGAGACCGAGATATGATCGTAGGATACGTAACGTTTCATCACCCGGATGAGCAGGAGCGCTGGTCTGAGGGCAATATGGAAGATTTGATCGAGCTTGGTGCCATCGAGGTTGCGAAAGACTATCGTTCCCTAGGCCTTGGGCAGCGGATGATCAAAACCGCATTCGAGGAAGGCCAGATGGAGCGCTACATCGTGTTTACAACCGAATACTACTGGCATTGGGACCTAAAAGGCAGCGGCCTTAACGTGTGGGATTACCGCAAAATGATGGAGCGCTTAATGAAAGTCGTGGATATGGAATGGTACGCAACCGACGATCCGGAAATCTGCTCCCATCCCGCCAACTGCCTCATGGTCAGAATCGGACGGCATGTGCCGCTTTCATCGCAAGAACAATTCGACCGGATCCGTTTCAGACAGCGGTTTATGTATTAA
- a CDS encoding transglycosylase domain-containing protein, with translation MVEEKKQEPEQQKKPRKRSFLRVLGSVIGWLFVVGLMGVLFAGGAVAGYVTSIVENEPVRSRALIENTVNDNAITGFAYFADGSPIGQLRTEEDRRPVEFKEIPQLVKDAVVSIEDNRFYTHKGVDIKGTARAVKERVLNEPVQTGGSTLTQQLARLTFLSRDKTDNRKVKEMLLAMRMERFLSKDQILTAYLNKVPYGNGSSGYQLFGIKAAARGIFNINNLNDLNVAQAAYLAGLPQLPSSYSAFNGKGEFDEKSFNRAINRQHRVLASMLEEGKITQAEYDEAKAFDIKKSLAPRTQKAYVTYPYLMMEVERQASNILMQLSQEAEENAKGTQANSDLMDASRAQLSTGGYRVYTTIDRTLYKTMRSIAEDDSNYLPDSAEKGMEQTAAMMIDNKTGAILGMIEGRDFNTEQMNYATQMKRQPGSAMKPIAAYLPALDTGAIQPASVVDDSPIILKDYSKVFHIPKNSYTGYRGLMTARQALNDSTNTVALKLFNNTVGIEKAWEFSKKLGITTLEEDDYTASTGVLGGLHYGVTVEELTNAYSSIGNQGKFTDAFMIEKIVDSKGNIVYKHEVKPEQVFSEQTAYLMTDMLRTVITNGTASKVRDTYKKFNEVPVVGKTGSTQNYGDVWFMGYSPDVTLGVWVGYKEQKNTLVGDQRKHAQAIWARIMNEATDVKPELFPTKTFEKPEGITSKTVSAYSGKLPTSLTDKFVTDLFNAKFVPTESDDGIAKAKYITYRGVNYIPQEATPLDMLREQIVIKREKPIDELIVELQNALKVMKGEKKSLESYLPQDAKKGMPSKVDPRTDDGKAPTPPKNVHYSVGSGSISFNASGSPDVVGYRLFKSVNGSPYTHQGQVILGDESLVFSGLGADGVFTTYYVVAVDVAGKTSEPSAIVGGTASGFPLPGDTETNPDDTIDQPDDGIAEEEPGIDPGLGNEGATTVPSAPGQPTLTATPEGFQATWSGNAPEEEVMVYNIYISPNSDGNYQILGSSKSTEFYYTSGNPIGGTFRITAVNPIGESAASPAVYFEKK, from the coding sequence ATGGTTGAGGAGAAAAAACAAGAGCCTGAACAACAGAAAAAACCGCGAAAACGGTCCTTTCTGCGGGTGCTGGGATCCGTCATCGGATGGCTCTTTGTGGTAGGTCTGATGGGCGTTTTGTTCGCCGGAGGAGCCGTAGCCGGTTATGTAACCTCTATTGTCGAGAATGAGCCGGTACGATCGCGTGCGCTCATTGAGAACACGGTGAACGATAATGCCATAACGGGCTTTGCCTACTTCGCGGATGGCTCACCGATCGGACAGCTTAGAACCGAAGAAGACAGACGACCTGTGGAGTTCAAGGAGATTCCCCAGCTTGTTAAAGATGCCGTCGTATCCATAGAAGACAACCGTTTTTATACACATAAGGGTGTTGACATAAAAGGTACCGCTCGCGCCGTGAAGGAACGCGTGTTGAATGAGCCGGTTCAAACCGGCGGCAGCACATTGACGCAGCAGCTGGCCAGGCTTACTTTTTTAAGTCGTGACAAAACGGATAACCGTAAGGTAAAAGAAATGCTGCTGGCCATGCGGATGGAGCGCTTCTTAAGTAAAGACCAGATTTTGACGGCCTACTTGAACAAGGTTCCATACGGCAACGGCTCGAGCGGATATCAGCTGTTCGGGATCAAGGCAGCGGCAAGAGGAATATTCAACATCAACAATCTGAATGATCTGAATGTGGCCCAAGCTGCATACTTGGCAGGTCTTCCGCAGCTGCCATCCTCCTACTCGGCCTTCAACGGCAAAGGAGAATTTGATGAGAAATCGTTCAACCGGGCCATAAACCGCCAGCACCGCGTGCTGGCAAGCATGCTGGAAGAAGGTAAAATAACGCAAGCCGAATACGATGAGGCCAAAGCATTCGATATCAAAAAATCGCTGGCTCCTCGCACGCAGAAAGCCTATGTGACTTATCCTTATCTCATGATGGAAGTCGAACGTCAAGCATCGAACATTCTGATGCAGCTAAGCCAGGAAGCTGAAGAGAACGCAAAAGGCACGCAAGCGAACTCCGATCTGATGGACGCTTCCCGTGCTCAGCTGAGCACCGGCGGTTACCGTGTGTACACCACCATCGACCGGACGCTCTACAAGACCATGCGTTCCATTGCAGAGGATGACAGCAACTACTTGCCTGACAGCGCCGAAAAAGGAATGGAGCAAACCGCCGCGATGATGATCGACAACAAAACAGGCGCCATTCTCGGTATGATTGAGGGCAGGGACTTCAACACGGAACAAATGAATTATGCTACGCAAATGAAACGGCAACCCGGATCTGCCATGAAACCTATTGCCGCCTACTTACCGGCACTTGATACGGGGGCGATTCAGCCTGCCAGCGTGGTGGACGATTCACCGATCATCTTAAAGGACTACAGCAAAGTATTCCATATCCCCAAAAACTCGTACACCGGGTACAGAGGATTGATGACGGCAAGACAGGCGCTGAACGATTCGACCAATACGGTGGCACTCAAGCTGTTTAACAACACGGTCGGCATTGAGAAGGCCTGGGAGTTTTCCAAGAAGCTGGGCATCACTACCTTGGAGGAAGACGATTATACTGCTTCAACCGGCGTACTGGGCGGACTGCATTACGGCGTGACCGTGGAAGAGCTGACAAATGCCTACAGTTCCATCGGCAATCAAGGCAAATTCACGGATGCATTCATGATCGAGAAAATCGTGGACTCCAAAGGCAATATTGTTTATAAACACGAAGTAAAACCGGAGCAGGTATTCTCCGAGCAGACAGCGTATCTCATGACGGATATGCTGCGTACCGTCATTACGAACGGAACCGCCAGCAAGGTCCGGGATACGTACAAGAAATTCAATGAGGTTCCCGTCGTGGGTAAAACCGGCTCCACCCAGAACTATGGGGATGTTTGGTTCATGGGATACTCGCCCGATGTTACGCTTGGCGTATGGGTCGGATACAAGGAGCAAAAAAATACGCTTGTCGGCGACCAGCGCAAGCACGCCCAGGCCATCTGGGCCAGAATCATGAACGAAGCGACGGACGTTAAGCCGGAGCTGTTCCCAACCAAAACGTTCGAAAAGCCTGAAGGCATAACGTCCAAGACGGTCTCCGCTTACAGCGGCAAGCTGCCGACTTCCTTAACGGACAAATTCGTAACGGATCTGTTCAACGCGAAGTTCGTGCCTACCGAAAGCGATGACGGCATCGCCAAAGCAAAATACATTACCTATCGGGGCGTAAATTATATTCCACAGGAAGCAACGCCTTTGGATATGTTGAGAGAACAAATCGTAATCAAGCGCGAAAAGCCGATTGACGAGCTGATTGTAGAACTCCAGAACGCCTTGAAGGTTATGAAAGGTGAAAAGAAATCGCTGGAATCCTATCTTCCGCAAGACGCGAAAAAAGGAATGCCAAGCAAGGTCGACCCGAGAACTGACGACGGCAAGGCCCCTACTCCACCGAAAAACGTACACTATTCGGTGGGCAGCGGTTCCATCAGCTTTAATGCCAGCGGATCGCCTGATGTTGTCGGATACCGGCTCTTTAAGTCCGTGAACGGCAGCCCGTACACACATCAAGGGCAGGTCATTCTTGGCGACGAGAGCCTAGTCTTCTCTGGCCTCGGAGCTGACGGTGTATTTACGACCTATTACGTCGTCGCCGTTGACGTAGCCGGCAAGACGTCTGAGCCAAGCGCTATTGTGGGCGGCACAGCATCTGGATTCCCATTACCGGGCGACACCGAAACGAACCCGGATGACACCATCGATCAGCCTGATGACGGCATCGCCGAGGAAGAGCCCGGTATCGATCCCGGACTTGGGAATGAAGGCGCGACGACCGTACCGTCTGCACCAGGCCAGCCGACACTCACAGCTACTCCGGAGGGTTTCCAGGCCACTTGGAGCGGAAACGCTCCGGAAGAAGAGGTCATGGTCTACAATATCTATATCAGTCCGAACAGTGACGGGAACTACCAGATTCTCGGCTCCAGCAAGAGCACGGAGTTCTACTATACCTCGGGCAACCCGATTGGCGGCACCTTTAGAATTACCGCCGTCAATCCGATTGGTGAATCTGCAGCTTCGCCAGCCGTATATTTTGAGAAGAAATAG
- the acsA gene encoding acetate--CoA ligase, whose amino-acid sequence MNQTHSEILPSEVSHSNMKSYEQARSEFSWDEIERHFTWYETGKVNMAYEAIDRHVAEGRGDKVALLYSDAAREETLTFAQLKEKSDKFGNVLRKYGVNKGDRVFIFMPRGPELYAGLLGILKVGAVVGPLFEAFMETAVKDRLEDSGAVALITTPALLSRVKRDELPELKHIFVVGEVEEEDPRLVNYHEEVEAASSELEIEWLEREDGLIMHYTSGSTGKPKGVYHVQNAMVQHYYTGKVVLDLREDDIYWCTADPGWVTGTSYGIFAPWLNGVTNVIRGGRFSPQDWYSTLVNNKVTVWYSAPTAFRMLMGAGSDLIDQYDLSHVRHVLSVGEPLNPEVVRWGHKAYKQRIHDTWWMTETGGQLICNYPGMAIKPGSMGRPLPGITAAILDDHGKEVAPYTMGNLAIKTPWPSMMRTIWNNEAKYQEYFRIPGWYISGDSAYMDEDGYFWFQGRIDDVINSSGERIGPFEVESKLVEHPAVAEAGVIGKPDVTRGEIIKAFISLREGYTPSQELKDEIYRFVKEGLSAHAAPREIEFKDKLPKTRSGKIMRRVLKAWELDLPTGDLSTIED is encoded by the coding sequence ATGAATCAAACGCATAGCGAAATATTGCCAAGTGAAGTATCACATTCCAATATGAAGAGTTACGAGCAGGCACGCTCCGAGTTTTCATGGGACGAAATCGAGAGACATTTTACTTGGTATGAGACGGGTAAAGTAAACATGGCGTACGAGGCAATCGACCGTCATGTAGCGGAGGGACGAGGAGACAAGGTAGCACTCTTGTACAGTGACGCCGCCCGCGAGGAGACTCTTACTTTTGCGCAATTGAAAGAGAAATCCGACAAGTTCGGCAATGTGCTGCGCAAATATGGCGTGAACAAAGGCGATCGGGTATTTATCTTTATGCCGCGCGGCCCAGAGCTCTATGCCGGTTTGCTTGGTATTTTGAAGGTTGGTGCCGTGGTAGGCCCATTGTTCGAGGCGTTCATGGAGACGGCGGTAAAGGATCGCTTGGAGGATAGCGGAGCGGTTGCGCTGATTACGACGCCTGCGCTGTTGTCACGGGTGAAACGGGATGAGCTGCCCGAACTGAAGCATATTTTTGTCGTTGGCGAAGTGGAAGAAGAGGATCCGCGTCTAGTAAACTACCACGAGGAAGTTGAAGCCGCATCCAGCGAGCTGGAGATTGAATGGCTCGAGCGGGAAGACGGATTGATCATGCACTATACATCAGGCTCAACCGGGAAACCGAAGGGCGTGTATCACGTGCAGAACGCGATGGTGCAGCATTATTATACAGGCAAGGTTGTTCTGGATTTAAGGGAAGACGATATATATTGGTGTACGGCGGACCCGGGTTGGGTAACCGGTACGTCATACGGTATTTTTGCGCCATGGTTGAACGGCGTGACCAATGTCATTCGCGGAGGCCGCTTTAGCCCGCAGGACTGGTACAGCACATTGGTAAACAACAAAGTAACAGTATGGTACAGCGCTCCGACTGCCTTCCGGATGTTGATGGGGGCAGGTTCCGATCTCATCGACCAATATGATTTAAGCCATGTAAGGCATGTACTGTCCGTTGGCGAGCCGCTCAACCCCGAGGTGGTGCGTTGGGGACACAAGGCTTACAAGCAGCGTATCCACGATACATGGTGGATGACGGAGACCGGAGGACAGCTGATCTGTAACTATCCGGGGATGGCGATCAAGCCGGGATCCATGGGGCGTCCGCTGCCGGGCATTACGGCGGCGATCCTGGACGATCACGGGAAAGAAGTTGCTCCATACACGATGGGGAACCTGGCCATCAAGACACCTTGGCCGTCCATGATGAGAACCATCTGGAATAACGAAGCGAAGTATCAAGAGTATTTCCGTATTCCGGGCTGGTACATTTCCGGGGACTCGGCCTATATGGACGAGGATGGATACTTCTGGTTCCAGGGCAGAATCGACGATGTGATCAATTCGTCCGGGGAGCGAATCGGGCCATTCGAGGTGGAGAGCAAGCTCGTTGAGCATCCGGCCGTAGCCGAAGCCGGCGTTATCGGTAAGCCTGATGTAACACGCGGCGAGATTATTAAGGCCTTTATCTCCCTGCGTGAGGGCTATACGCCTTCTCAGGAGCTCAAGGATGAAATCTATCGTTTCGTGAAGGAAGGTCTTTCCGCCCATGCCGCCCCGCGTGAAATCGAGTTTAAGGATAAACTTCCGAAGACGCGCTCTGGTAAGATCATGCGGCGCGTATTGAAAGCCTGGGAACTGGATCTGCCGACTGGCGATCTATCCACGATCGAAGATTAA